A stretch of the Solanum dulcamara chromosome 6, daSolDulc1.2, whole genome shotgun sequence genome encodes the following:
- the LOC129891741 gene encoding G-type lectin S-receptor-like serine/threonine-protein kinase At4g27290: MELDSVVALLLVFSCSFFTLLASEESIKLGKSITGNQKMISAGGSFALGFFTPGNSTFTYLGIWYNTIPEQTVIWIANRESPIPRNSTGVFTIGDDGNLVIFDEKDKLIWSSNVSSTTPELLLTSNSTVGALLDNGNLVLIHGDSDILWQSFEHPTDTFMPDMKLGYNRKTRRRILISSSTSNEDPRPGNFSFGIDPERTQFYILKQNSIYFRFDDGNEYSGGNIKGIAWYISVVSGNDGVFVTYGYTKGLVTLRIVLNPNGNLQLLGWIRYANKWKVVAQAPQYPCELYLQCGPFGSCGINSSGLCRCLTGFEPRFSTDWANGKWNDGCVRKVALGCDGRDMFLKHESMKLPDHAISFEHISNKDCETRCITNCSCSAHAYSNNTCLIWFGDLLDLSQNYPAGRVLNVRVRGSEPNAVTQGGSRNSAHRHKIFVARIVSAIFIILVLISIFFFIFKRKHLRRQSWKNGTKALIRSVSSLYSVEKSDMKLMQYNLHKIREATNNFHGENKLGEGGFGPVFKGFLAEFGDVAIKRLSRRSSQGLEEFKNELKLIANLQHKNLVSLLGCCVEGEEKILIYEYMSNCSLDKFLFDPSLKFTLDWITRLGIIEGISQGMLYLHKYSRLKVIHRDLKASNILLDQEMIPKISDFGMARIFGTDQTQANTNRVVGTYGYMSPEYVVYGQFSEKSDVFSFGVLLLEILSGERNSDFLMTEISASLLGWAWNKWKEGKILELIDPSIRETCDSNKATRCILVSLLCVQEIPIDRPTMSDVAVMLSNETTPIPEPKEPAFRSSWQSQQLSDLSINEMTVTLPKPR, from the exons ATGGAGTTGGATAGTGTTGTAGCTCTTTTACTTGTATTTTCTTGTTCTTTCTTTACGCTTCTGGCAAGTGAAGAAAGTATCAAGTTGGGAAAATCAATCACTGGTAATCAGAAAATGATTTCAGCTGGTGGAAGTTTTGCCTTAGGCTTCTTCACTCCAGGCAATTCTACATTTACCTACCTCGGCATATGGTACAATACCATCCCCGAACAAACGGTCATTTGGATTGCTAATAGAGAATCACCAATCCCTCGGAATTCTACTGGAGTTTTCACTATTGGCGATGATGGAAATTTAGTGATTTTTGATGAGAAGGATAAACTCATTTGGTCATCAAATGTTTCATCCACAACACCGGAATTattattaacttcaaattcTACTGTGGGGGCACTGCTAGATAATGGAAATCTCGTACTCATTCATGGTGACTCCGATATATTGTGGCAGAGCTTTGAGCATCCTACGGATACATTTATGCCTGATATGAAACTTGGTTATAATAGAAAAACTAGACGACGAATTCTGATCAGTTCGTCGACAAGTAATGAAGATCCTCGGCCTGGAAATTTCTCATTTGGAATAGACCCTGAGCGTACACAGTTTTACATATTGAAGCAGAACAGTATTTATTTTAGGTTTGATGATGGTAATGAATACTCTGGAGGGAATATCAAAGGAATTGCATGGTATATTTCTGTTGTTTCTGGAAATGATGGAGTATTTGTTACTTATGGTTATACCAAAGGCTTGGTAACATTAAGGATTGTTTTGAATCCTAATGGGAACCTTCAGTTGCTGGGATGGATTCGATATGCTAATAAGTGGAAAGTTGTAGCTCAGGCACCACAATATCCTTGTGAACTTTATCTGCAGTGCGGTCCatttggcagctgtggtatcaATTCAAGTGGATTATGCAGATGCTTAACCGGATTTGAACCAAGATTTTCGACAGATTGGGCAAACGGGAAATGGAATGATGGTTGTGTGAGAAAAGTAGCATTGGGTTGTGATGGCAGAGACATGTTCTTGAAACATGAGAGTATGAAGTTACCGGATCATGCTATCTCCTTCGAACATATAAGCAATAAGGACTGTGAAACGCGGTGCATTACAAACTGTTCCTGCTCAGCTCATGCTTATTCAAATAACACCTGTTTAATATGGTTTGGAGATTTACTGGACCTTTCCCAAAACTATCCTGCTGGCAGAGTTCTCAATGTTCGAGTTCGTGGCTCTGAGCCAA ATGCAGTTACTCAAGGTGGATCTAGGAATTCAGCTCACAGACACAAAATTTTCGTTGCAAGAATTGTTTCTGCAATATTTATCATCTTGGTTcttattagtatttttttctttatcttcaaaagaaagcaCTTGAGAAGACAAA GCTGGAAGAATGGAACTAAAGCTCTCATCAGGTCCGTGTCTAGTTTATATTCAGTTGAAAAAAGCGATATGAAGTTAATGCAGTACAACCTTCACAAAATAAGAGAGGCTACTAACAACTTCCATGGAGAAAACAAACTTGGAGAAGGTGGATTTGGTCCTGTGTTTAAG GGTTTTTTGGCTGAGTTCGGAGATGTAGCCATCAAAAGGCTAAGCAGGAGGTCATCACAAGGACTGGAGGAGTTCAAGAATGAATTAAAGCTAATCGCAAACCTGCAGCACAAAAACCTTGTCAGCCTCTTGGGATGCTGTGTTGAAGGGGAGGAGAAGATACTTATCTATGAGTATATGTCCAATTGCAGCTTGGACAAATTTCTGTTTG acCCTTCGTTGAAGTTTACACTCGATTGGATTACACGTTTGGGGATAATAGAAGGAATTTCTCAAGGAATGCTTTACTTGCATAAGTACTCAAGATTAAAAGTCATCCACAGGGACTTAAAAGCAAGCAACATTCTGCTGGATCAAGAGATGATCCCTAAAATATCAGACTTTGGAATGGCAAGGATTTTTGGGACTGATCAAACACAGGCCAATACAAACCGAGTCGTTGGTACATA TGGGTATATGTCTCCAGAATACGTAGTATATGGCCAATTTTCAGAGAAATCAGATGTTTTCAGCTTTGGAGTGTTGCTGCTAGAAATTCTCAGTGGTGAGCGTAACTCAGACTTCTTAATGACTGAAATTTCCGCCTCCCTCTTAGGATGG GCATGGAATAAGtggaaagaaggaaaaatctTGGAGTTGATTGATCCGTCAATAAGAGAAACCTGCGACAGTAATAAAGCAACAAGGTGTATTCTGGTTTCCCTTCTTTGTGTTCAAGAAATTCCAATTGATCGACCAACAATGTCTGATGTAGCTGTCATGTTAAGTAACGAAACAACTCCCATCCCTGAACCAAAAGAACCTGCTTTTCGTAGCAGCTGGCAATCTCAGCAATTGAGTGATTTATCCATAAATGAGATGACAGTTACCTTGCCGAAACCTCGATGA